A portion of the Burkholderia pseudomultivorans genome contains these proteins:
- a CDS encoding LLM class flavin-dependent oxidoreductase: MGKEIRLNAFTINSPGHLSAGLWRHPDDQSHRYTDLRYWTALATTLERGLFDGLFIADVLGVYDVYGQSADTALRNAAQVPINDPLQLVSAMAAATRHLGFGVTASVSFEHPYPFARRMSTADHLSGGRIGWNIVTSYLESGARNLGQAAQLTHDNRYELADEYLEVCYKLWERSWAPGAAVRDKARGVYAEPDRVRGIGHHGRFFTVPGFHLSEPSPQRTPVLYQAGASSRGRQFAARHGECVFVAAPTRAILRAQVDALRAEAVRQGRAARDLLIFNQITVVVAPTDAQARAKFDDYRRYISRPGSLALMSGWTGLDLSRFAPDQTLEHVDSNAIQSAVEAFTSADPTRRWTIDEIADYCGIGGDGPVLVGSPRTVADALQGWLDDTGADGFNVAAVVNPGSFADIVEWLVPELQRRGVYKRAYRDGTLREKLFGRGAALHDTHYGARFRVEAAVPDAAAPLHS; this comes from the coding sequence ATGGGCAAGGAAATCAGGCTGAACGCCTTTACGATCAACAGTCCGGGCCATCTGTCCGCCGGCTTGTGGCGGCACCCGGACGATCAATCGCACCGCTATACCGACCTGCGCTACTGGACCGCGCTCGCGACGACGCTCGAACGGGGACTGTTCGACGGCCTGTTCATCGCCGACGTGCTCGGCGTGTACGACGTCTACGGGCAAAGCGCCGACACCGCGCTGCGCAACGCCGCGCAGGTGCCGATCAACGACCCGTTGCAGCTCGTGTCGGCGATGGCCGCTGCGACGCGCCATCTTGGCTTCGGCGTGACCGCGTCGGTGTCGTTCGAGCATCCGTATCCGTTCGCGCGCAGGATGTCGACCGCCGATCACCTGAGTGGCGGCCGGATCGGCTGGAACATCGTGACGTCGTACCTGGAAAGTGGCGCGCGCAATCTCGGGCAGGCAGCACAGCTCACGCACGACAACCGCTACGAACTGGCCGACGAGTATCTCGAGGTCTGCTACAAGCTGTGGGAACGCAGCTGGGCACCGGGCGCGGCGGTGCGCGACAAGGCGCGCGGCGTCTATGCGGAGCCGGATCGCGTGCGCGGGATCGGCCATCACGGCCGCTTCTTCACGGTGCCGGGTTTTCATCTGAGCGAGCCGTCGCCGCAGCGCACGCCGGTGCTGTACCAGGCTGGCGCGTCGTCGCGCGGGCGGCAGTTCGCCGCGCGGCACGGCGAGTGCGTGTTTGTCGCCGCGCCGACGCGCGCGATCCTGCGCGCGCAGGTCGACGCGCTGCGCGCCGAAGCCGTCCGGCAGGGCCGCGCTGCGCGCGATCTGCTGATTTTCAACCAGATCACCGTGGTCGTCGCGCCGACCGATGCGCAGGCTCGCGCGAAATTCGACGACTACCGGCGCTACATCAGCCGGCCCGGCTCGCTTGCGCTGATGTCGGGCTGGACCGGCCTCGACCTGAGCCGCTTCGCGCCCGACCAGACGCTCGAACACGTCGACAGCAACGCGATCCAGTCGGCCGTCGAAGCGTTCACGTCGGCCGATCCGACGCGTCGCTGGACCATCGACGAGATCGCCGACTACTGCGGGATCGGCGGCGACGGGCCGGTGCTCGTCGGCTCGCCGCGCACGGTGGCGGACGCGTTGCAGGGCTGGCTCGACGACACCGGCGCGGACGGCTTCAACGTCGCGGCCGTCGTCAATCCGGGCAGCTTTGCCGACATCGTCGAGTGGCTCGTGCCCGAACTCCAGCGGCGCGGCGTCTACAAGCGCGCGTACCGCGACGGCACGCTGCGCGAAAAGCTGTTCGGACGCGGCGCGGCATTGCACGACACGCATTACGGCGCGCGCTTTCGCGTGGAGGCGGCCGTGCCCGACGCCGCCGCGCCGCTTCATTCCTGA
- a CDS encoding SfnB family sulfur acquisition oxidoreductase, protein MSTEIIEANAADHAAAVTVPVIGSDAEAIEVAHKVAAQLSAHAALRDRERRLPFDEIELFSSSGLWGITVPREYGGAEVSNVTLAEVIAIVSEADPSIGQIPQNHYCLIEDIRLEGSDAQKHFFFDLVLKGTRYGNAFSEAGGKNVLDIRTRVRRDGDGFVLNGRKFYSTGTLFAHWIPVLALDEDDQAVLAFVRQGAPGLTVVDDWSGFGQRTTASGTVIAENVRVSPFEIFHTQRSYDRPTFAGPFAQITTAAIDLGIARAALQDTIDFVQQHARPWIDSGVERASQDPLTIAQIGDIAYRVHAAEALLARAGRFVDIAKREPDEQTVAQAAIAVGEAKIATTEVSLLAASKLFELGGSKSTLAKYNFDRHWRNARVHTLHDPVRWKYHAIGNYYLNGVKPARHSWN, encoded by the coding sequence ATGTCTACGGAAATCATTGAAGCAAACGCGGCCGATCACGCGGCTGCCGTCACCGTTCCCGTCATCGGCTCCGACGCCGAGGCGATCGAGGTCGCGCACAAGGTCGCGGCGCAACTGTCCGCGCACGCGGCGTTGCGCGACCGCGAACGCAGGCTGCCGTTCGACGAGATCGAGCTGTTTTCGTCGAGCGGCCTGTGGGGGATCACCGTGCCGCGCGAATACGGCGGCGCGGAGGTATCGAACGTCACGCTGGCCGAAGTGATCGCGATCGTCTCCGAGGCGGACCCGTCGATCGGCCAGATTCCGCAGAACCACTATTGCCTGATCGAGGATATTCGCCTCGAAGGCAGCGACGCGCAGAAGCACTTCTTTTTCGACCTCGTGCTGAAGGGCACGCGCTACGGCAACGCGTTTTCCGAAGCCGGCGGCAAGAACGTGCTCGACATCCGGACGCGCGTGCGCCGCGACGGCGACGGCTTCGTGCTGAACGGCCGCAAGTTCTATTCGACCGGCACGCTGTTCGCGCACTGGATTCCGGTGCTCGCGCTGGACGAGGACGACCAGGCCGTGCTCGCATTCGTCCGGCAGGGCGCGCCGGGGCTGACCGTGGTCGACGACTGGAGCGGCTTCGGGCAGCGCACGACGGCGAGCGGCACGGTGATCGCCGAGAACGTGCGCGTGAGCCCGTTCGAGATCTTCCATACGCAGCGTTCGTACGACCGTCCGACCTTCGCGGGCCCGTTTGCGCAGATTACGACCGCCGCGATCGACCTGGGCATCGCGCGCGCGGCGCTGCAGGACACGATCGACTTCGTCCAGCAGCATGCGCGCCCGTGGATCGATAGCGGCGTCGAGCGCGCCAGCCAGGATCCGCTGACGATCGCGCAGATCGGCGACATCGCGTACCGCGTGCACGCGGCCGAAGCGCTGCTGGCCCGCGCGGGGCGCTTCGTCGATATCGCGAAGCGCGAGCCGGACGAGCAGACGGTCGCGCAGGCCGCGATCGCGGTCGGCGAGGCGAAGATCGCGACGACCGAGGTGTCGCTGCTCGCTGCGAGCAAGCTGTTCGAACTCGGCGGCAGCAAGTCGACGCTCGCGAAATACAACTTCGACCGCCACTGGCGCAACGCACGTGTGCATACGCTGCACGACCCCGTGCGCTGGAAGTACCACGCGATCGGCAACTACTACCTCAACGGCGTGAAGCCCGCGCGCCACTCCTGGAACTGA
- the sfnG gene encoding dimethylsulfone monooxygenase SfnG, giving the protein MSVTEPSDAGVKFAYWVPNVSGGLVVSTIEQRTDWSLDYNQKLARAAEAAGFEYALSQIRFTAGYGAEYQHESVSFSQALLHATTKLKVLAAILPGPWHPAVVAKQLATIDHISNGRIAINVVSGWFKGEFTAIGEPWLEHDERYRRSKEFIQALKGIWTQDNFTFKGDFYRFNDYTLSPKPLQKPHPEIFQGGSSRAARDNAASVSDWYFTNGNTPENLKAQIDDIRAKAAANNHRVRIGVNAFVIARDTEEEARAVLDDIVRHAHVEAVHAFGDAVKEAGKASPEGEGNWAKSTFEDLVQYNDGFRTNLIGTPQQIAERIVALKAIGVDLVLAGFLHFIEEVEYFGKRVLPLVRELEAQRQVVAA; this is encoded by the coding sequence ATGAGCGTGACCGAACCTTCCGACGCCGGCGTCAAATTCGCGTACTGGGTGCCGAACGTCAGCGGCGGCCTCGTCGTCAGCACGATCGAGCAGCGCACCGACTGGAGCCTCGACTACAACCAGAAGCTCGCGCGTGCGGCCGAGGCGGCCGGCTTCGAATACGCGCTGAGCCAGATCCGCTTCACGGCCGGCTACGGCGCCGAGTACCAGCACGAGTCGGTGTCGTTCAGCCAGGCATTGCTGCACGCGACCACGAAGCTGAAGGTGCTCGCCGCGATCCTGCCGGGGCCGTGGCATCCGGCCGTGGTCGCGAAGCAGCTCGCGACGATCGACCACATCTCGAACGGGCGCATCGCGATCAACGTCGTGAGCGGCTGGTTCAAGGGCGAATTCACCGCGATCGGCGAGCCGTGGCTCGAACACGACGAGCGCTATCGGCGCTCGAAGGAGTTCATCCAGGCGCTGAAGGGCATCTGGACGCAGGACAACTTCACGTTCAAGGGCGACTTCTACCGCTTCAACGACTACACGCTGAGCCCGAAGCCGCTGCAGAAGCCGCATCCGGAGATCTTCCAGGGCGGCAGCTCGCGCGCAGCGCGCGACAACGCGGCGAGCGTGTCGGACTGGTACTTCACGAACGGCAACACGCCGGAGAACCTGAAGGCGCAGATCGACGACATCCGCGCGAAGGCTGCCGCGAACAACCATCGCGTGCGCATCGGCGTCAACGCGTTCGTGATCGCGCGTGACACCGAGGAGGAAGCGCGGGCCGTGCTCGACGACATCGTCCGCCATGCGCACGTCGAGGCCGTGCATGCGTTCGGCGATGCAGTGAAGGAGGCCGGCAAGGCGTCGCCGGAAGGCGAGGGCAACTGGGCGAAATCGACGTTCGAGGATCTCGTGCAGTACAACGACGGCTTCCGCACCAACCTGATCGGCACACCGCAGCAGATCGCCGAACGGATCGTCGCGCTGAAGGCGATCGGCGTCGATCTCGTGCTGGCGGGGTTCCTGCATTTCATCGAGGAAGTCGAGTACTTCGGCAAGCGCGTGCTGCCGCTGGTGAGGGAGCTCGAGGCGCAGCGGCAGGTGGTTGCCGCGTGA
- the msuE gene encoding FMN reductase: MSNAIKVVAISGGLQRPSRTLALTDAIVMALGDALPIDAQRIELGEIGARLAGALTRAQVPADLDAQLRAIETADALVVASPVYRASYTGLFKHLFDLVHHDALVDVPVLLAATGGSERHALVIDHQLRPLFSFFQARTLPIGVYASESDFDRYEIANPALRARIALAVERAAPQLRPHALSVAAA, encoded by the coding sequence ATGAGCAATGCAATCAAGGTGGTCGCGATATCGGGCGGCCTGCAGCGGCCGTCGCGCACGCTCGCGCTGACCGACGCGATCGTCATGGCGCTCGGCGACGCGCTGCCGATCGATGCGCAGCGCATCGAACTCGGCGAGATCGGCGCGCGGCTGGCCGGCGCGCTGACGCGCGCGCAGGTGCCGGCCGATCTCGATGCGCAGCTGCGCGCGATCGAGACGGCCGATGCGCTGGTGGTCGCGAGCCCCGTGTATCGCGCGTCGTATACGGGCCTTTTCAAGCACCTGTTCGACCTCGTGCATCACGACGCACTCGTCGACGTGCCCGTGCTGCTCGCGGCCACCGGCGGCAGCGAGCGCCATGCACTCGTGATCGACCATCAGCTGCGGCCGCTGTTCAGCTTCTTCCAGGCGCGCACGCTGCCGATCGGCGTGTACGCGTCCGAAAGCGATTTCGACCGCTACGAGATCGCGAACCCGGCGCTGCGCGCGCGCATCGCGCTCGCCGTCGAACGCGCGGCGCCGCAGCTGCGCCCGCATGCGCTTTCCGTCGCGGCCGCGTAG
- a CDS encoding acyl-CoA dehydrogenase family protein, translating into MTLLSAPPRAADLPHTIAPSRDDEPGQPGARQTAERLAAGFARTAAERDLKGGTPKAERDLLRASGLLALSIPAAYGGLGASWRTTLDIVRVLAAADSSLAHVFGFHHLMLATVRLFGAPAQWESWFERTARHQWFWGNALNPLDERTISRTRGAWREFSGQKSFCSGALDSQMLIASAHDAETRAFLIAAVPTQRSGISIADDWDNIGQRQTDSGTVTFEKVRIEDHEILADPGPLSTPFACLRPLVAQLVLTNVYLGIAEAAFNDARHYTLHEARPWPGAQVASTGDDPYILGQYGEFWIGLEAARVLADRAADRLDAAWARDAALTHAERGQVALATATAKVSAARTGLDLCTRMFDVAGARATHGALRLDRHWRNLRTHTLHDPLAYKIREIGEWALKQTCPTPGFYS; encoded by the coding sequence ATGACCCTCCTTTCCGCACCGCCGCGCGCCGCCGACCTGCCGCACACGATCGCCCCGTCGCGCGACGACGAGCCCGGGCAACCCGGCGCCCGGCAGACCGCCGAACGTCTCGCGGCCGGCTTCGCGCGAACGGCGGCCGAACGCGACCTGAAGGGCGGCACGCCGAAGGCCGAGCGCGACCTGCTGCGCGCAAGCGGCCTGCTCGCGCTGAGCATTCCCGCCGCCTACGGCGGCCTCGGCGCGAGCTGGCGCACGACGCTCGACATCGTTCGCGTGCTCGCGGCCGCCGACAGTTCGCTCGCGCATGTCTTCGGTTTCCATCACCTGATGCTCGCGACCGTGCGGCTGTTCGGCGCGCCCGCGCAATGGGAATCGTGGTTCGAACGCACCGCGCGCCATCAATGGTTCTGGGGCAATGCGCTGAACCCGCTCGACGAGCGCACGATCAGCCGCACGCGCGGCGCGTGGCGCGAATTCAGCGGGCAGAAAAGCTTCTGCTCGGGCGCGCTCGACTCGCAGATGCTGATCGCGTCCGCGCACGATGCCGAGACACGCGCGTTCCTGATCGCCGCGGTGCCGACCCAGCGCAGCGGCATCTCGATCGCCGACGACTGGGACAACATCGGCCAGCGGCAGACCGACAGCGGCACCGTCACGTTCGAGAAAGTGCGCATCGAGGATCACGAAATCCTCGCGGACCCGGGCCCGCTGTCGACGCCGTTCGCCTGCCTGCGGCCGCTCGTCGCGCAGCTCGTGCTGACCAACGTGTATCTCGGCATCGCCGAGGCCGCGTTCAACGACGCGCGCCACTACACGCTCCATGAGGCGCGGCCGTGGCCGGGCGCGCAAGTCGCGAGTACCGGCGACGATCCGTACATCCTCGGCCAGTACGGCGAATTCTGGATCGGTCTCGAAGCCGCGCGCGTGCTCGCCGACCGCGCCGCCGACCGCCTCGACGCCGCGTGGGCGCGCGACGCGGCGCTCACGCATGCGGAGCGCGGACAGGTCGCGCTCGCCACGGCCACCGCGAAGGTGTCGGCCGCGCGCACGGGGCTCGACCTCTGCACGCGCATGTTCGACGTGGCCGGCGCGCGCGCGACGCACGGCGCGCTGCGGCTCGACCGCCACTGGCGCAACCTGCGCACCCATACGCTCCACGATCCGCTCGCGTACAAGATTCGCGAGATCGGCGAATGGGCGCTCAAGCAAACCTGTCCGACGCCGGGCTTCTACTCATGA
- a CDS encoding sigma-54 interaction domain-containing protein, with amino-acid sequence MNHSPSDPAWLDTAELATTEAAPVLTLPDRHALATSIRARAQVFVDPRSLALLERIRLVAPSDANVLIVGETGTGKELIARHVHSLSQRQNRPFVAVNCGAFSETLVESELFGHEKGAFTGAFSAKPGWFEAANGGTLFLDEIGDLPLSMQVKLLRVLQEREVVRLGSRTGIPIDVRVVAATNVDLQHAVAAGHFRGDLFYRLNVVQLAVPTLRERPGDILPLARYFFDDYRGRLGYGPRSIDPRAERKLEAHCWPGNIRELENVIHHALLVSRHESLQDTDLHLSSSGLPPANAAATAPASPAGAQAALERALRELFDEDHGNLYERIEDTVMRVAFEFSHRNQIQAARLLGISRNVLRARLIRAKQIAALK; translated from the coding sequence ATGAACCATTCCCCTTCCGACCCGGCGTGGCTCGACACCGCCGAACTCGCCACGACCGAAGCCGCGCCGGTCCTCACGCTGCCCGATCGCCACGCGCTCGCGACCTCGATCCGCGCCCGCGCGCAGGTGTTCGTCGATCCGCGCTCGCTCGCGCTGCTCGAACGGATCCGGCTCGTCGCGCCGAGCGACGCGAACGTGCTGATCGTCGGCGAGACCGGCACCGGCAAGGAGCTGATCGCGCGCCACGTGCACAGCCTCAGCCAGCGCCAGAACCGCCCGTTCGTCGCGGTGAACTGCGGCGCGTTCTCCGAGACGCTGGTCGAAAGCGAACTGTTCGGCCACGAGAAAGGCGCGTTCACCGGCGCGTTCAGCGCGAAGCCCGGCTGGTTCGAGGCCGCGAACGGCGGCACGCTGTTTCTCGACGAGATCGGCGACCTGCCGCTGTCGATGCAGGTCAAGCTGCTGCGCGTGCTGCAGGAACGCGAGGTCGTGCGGCTCGGCTCGCGCACGGGCATTCCGATCGACGTGCGCGTGGTGGCCGCCACCAACGTCGACCTGCAGCATGCGGTCGCGGCCGGGCATTTTCGCGGCGACCTGTTCTACCGGCTCAACGTCGTGCAGCTCGCGGTGCCGACGCTGCGCGAGCGGCCGGGCGACATCCTGCCGCTCGCGCGCTACTTCTTCGACGACTATCGCGGCCGTCTCGGCTACGGGCCGCGCAGCATCGATCCGCGCGCCGAGCGCAAGCTCGAGGCGCACTGCTGGCCCGGCAACATCCGCGAGCTGGAGAACGTGATCCATCACGCGCTGCTGGTAAGCCGTCATGAATCGCTGCAGGACACCGACCTGCATCTGTCGTCGTCCGGACTGCCGCCCGCGAACGCGGCCGCCACCGCGCCAGCGTCGCCCGCCGGCGCGCAGGCGGCGCTCGAACGCGCGCTGCGCGAACTGTTCGACGAGGATCACGGCAACCTGTACGAGCGCATCGAGGACACGGTGATGCGCGTCGCGTTCGAGTTCAGTCACCGCAACCAGATCCAGGCCGCACGCCTGCTCGGCATCAGCCGCAACGTGCTGCGCGCGCGACTGATCCGCGCGAAGCAGATCGCGGCGCTGAAGTAG
- a CDS encoding dihydroxyacetone kinase family protein produces the protein MKKLVNRPSDVVREMLEGIARQSPHVAILGDAHVLVRRTLPEPSQRPVAVLSGGGSGHEPAHGGYVGDGMLSAAVCGEVFTSPSTDAVLAAIRATAGPNGALLVVKNYTGDRLNFGLAAELARAEGIPVETVVVADDVSLRGRVDRARRRGIAGTVLIHKLAGAAAARGLSLARVAAIARDAAADLGTMGVALDGCTLPGADRSGFSLADHEIELGLGIHGEKGVERRAPLPADALADTLLSNIVGDLVLDRGERVALLVNGLGATPEMELAIVLRAAHDNLSRRGIVVERAWAGTFLSALDMPGCSISLLRLSDERAALLDAPTQARAWPGGGAVNRQIRIETAHTPDAPFPPLDAAGQAWAARLQPALHAVAHALIDHEATLTELDTAAGDGDLGASMHRAAQAVLALPDAAYGTPAGALAALGATLRRAIAGSSGPFYATAVLRASRRLADAAEPSARDWAAAFRRAVESIGELGGARAGDRTMLDALVPAVAAFDRALDDGLDASAALRAAADAAERGAQETARMTPRAGRASYLGERAIGTPDGGAVAVACWLRALSTAAR, from the coding sequence ATGAAAAAGCTCGTCAACCGCCCGTCCGACGTCGTGCGTGAAATGCTCGAAGGCATCGCGCGACAGTCGCCGCATGTCGCGATCCTCGGCGACGCACACGTCCTCGTGCGCCGCACCCTGCCCGAGCCGTCGCAACGGCCCGTCGCCGTGCTGTCGGGCGGCGGCAGCGGCCACGAACCCGCGCACGGCGGCTATGTCGGCGACGGAATGCTGAGTGCGGCCGTCTGCGGCGAAGTGTTCACGTCGCCGTCCACCGACGCGGTGCTGGCCGCGATCCGCGCGACCGCCGGCCCGAACGGCGCATTGCTGGTCGTCAAGAACTACACCGGCGATCGGCTCAATTTCGGGCTCGCCGCCGAGCTCGCGCGCGCGGAAGGCATTCCGGTCGAGACGGTCGTCGTCGCCGACGACGTATCGCTGCGCGGCCGCGTCGATCGTGCCCGGCGACGCGGGATCGCGGGCACCGTGCTGATCCACAAGCTGGCCGGCGCGGCCGCCGCGCGCGGGCTGTCGCTGGCCCGCGTCGCGGCGATCGCGCGCGACGCGGCAGCCGATCTCGGCACGATGGGCGTCGCGCTCGACGGCTGCACGCTGCCGGGCGCCGACCGTTCCGGCTTCAGCCTCGCCGATCACGAGATCGAACTCGGGCTCGGCATCCACGGCGAAAAAGGCGTCGAGCGCAGGGCGCCGCTGCCGGCCGACGCGCTGGCCGACACGCTGCTGTCGAACATCGTCGGCGACCTCGTGCTCGACCGCGGCGAACGCGTCGCGCTGCTCGTCAACGGGCTCGGCGCGACCCCCGAGATGGAACTGGCGATCGTGCTGCGCGCCGCGCACGACAACCTGAGCCGGCGCGGCATCGTGGTCGAGCGCGCATGGGCCGGCACGTTCCTGTCCGCACTCGACATGCCGGGCTGCTCGATTTCGCTGCTGCGGCTGAGCGACGAACGCGCGGCGCTGCTCGACGCGCCGACGCAGGCGCGCGCGTGGCCGGGCGGCGGCGCGGTGAACCGGCAGATCCGGATCGAAACCGCGCACACGCCCGACGCGCCGTTCCCGCCGCTCGATGCGGCCGGCCAAGCATGGGCCGCGCGCCTGCAGCCGGCATTGCACGCCGTCGCGCACGCGCTGATCGACCACGAGGCGACGCTGACGGAACTCGATACGGCCGCCGGCGACGGCGATCTCGGCGCGAGCATGCACCGCGCCGCGCAGGCCGTGCTCGCGCTGCCCGACGCCGCGTACGGCACGCCGGCCGGCGCGCTCGCGGCGCTCGGCGCCACCTTGCGACGCGCGATCGCGGGCAGTTCGGGGCCGTTCTATGCGACCGCGGTGCTGCGCGCGTCGCGCCGGCTCGCCGATGCGGCAGAACCGTCCGCACGCGACTGGGCCGCCGCGTTCCGGCGCGCGGTGGAATCGATCGGCGAACTGGGCGGCGCGCGCGCCGGCGACCGCACGATGCTCGATGCGCTCGTGCCGGCCGTTGCCGCATTCGACCGCGCGCTCGACGATGGCCTCGACGCGTCGGCCGCGTTGCGGGCGGCGGCCGACGCGGCGGAGCGCGGCGCGCAGGAAACGGCGCGCATGACGCCGCGCGCGGGGCGCGCGAGTTATCTCGGCGAGCGGGCGATCGGCACGCCGGACGGCGGCGCCGTCGCGGTGGCGTGCTGGCTGCGCGCGTTGAGCACGGCCGCGCGCTGA
- a CDS encoding MFS transporter: MRYVPSWTSVSPAPSVPDETVSEHRGDEPHCLPRVAIAAAALGNATEWFDYGIYAYGLAYISAALFPGSTASATLFALGTFAISFLIRPLGGLFWGPLGDRLGRKRVLALTVLTMSGATLLVGLLPTYATAGWLAPAALIVLRMVQGFSTGGEYGGAATFIAEYAPDSRRGLCGSFLEFATLAGFSLGALLMLGSALLLGDNAMHAWGWRLPFLVAAPLGLIGFYLRSRLEETPVFRELEEQAQRREKSAAAVALPVGQLLVRYARPLLLLGGLVVALNVVNYVLLAYMPTYMHKELGVGENMSLLIPLIGMLAMMVLLPFAGWLSDQVGRKTMWWISLVGLFVAAVPMFTMMTHGVLGAFIGFAVLGILYVPQLATISAMFPAMFPTHVRYAGMAIAYNVSTSLFGGTAPIVNDWLIGKTGNTMIPAYYMMAACAIGLVALSGVIETRGCSLRGDSVPGKTS, translated from the coding sequence ATGCGATACGTGCCATCGTGGACTTCCGTTTCTCCCGCTCCGTCCGTGCCCGACGAGACGGTTTCCGAACACCGCGGCGACGAGCCGCACTGCCTGCCGCGCGTCGCGATCGCGGCCGCCGCGCTCGGCAACGCGACCGAATGGTTCGACTACGGCATCTACGCGTACGGGCTCGCGTATATCTCGGCCGCCCTGTTTCCGGGCAGCACCGCCAGCGCGACGCTGTTCGCGCTCGGCACCTTCGCGATCTCGTTCCTGATCCGTCCGCTCGGCGGCCTGTTCTGGGGGCCGCTCGGCGACCGGCTGGGGCGCAAGCGCGTGCTCGCGCTGACCGTGCTGACGATGTCCGGCGCGACGCTGCTGGTCGGGCTGCTGCCGACCTACGCGACGGCCGGCTGGCTCGCACCGGCCGCGCTGATCGTGCTGCGCATGGTGCAGGGCTTCTCGACCGGCGGCGAATACGGCGGCGCGGCGACCTTCATCGCCGAGTACGCGCCGGACTCGCGGCGCGGCTTGTGCGGCAGCTTCCTCGAATTCGCGACGCTGGCCGGGTTCTCGCTCGGCGCGCTGCTGATGCTCGGCAGTGCGCTGCTGCTCGGCGACAACGCGATGCACGCCTGGGGCTGGCGCCTGCCGTTCCTGGTCGCCGCGCCGCTCGGGCTGATCGGCTTCTACCTGCGTTCGCGCCTCGAAGAAACGCCGGTGTTCCGCGAGCTCGAGGAACAGGCGCAGCGCCGCGAGAAAAGCGCCGCGGCCGTCGCGCTGCCGGTCGGGCAGCTGCTGGTCCGCTATGCGCGGCCGCTGCTGCTGCTCGGCGGCCTCGTCGTCGCGCTGAACGTCGTCAACTACGTGCTGCTCGCGTACATGCCGACCTACATGCACAAGGAGCTCGGCGTCGGCGAAAACATGTCGCTGCTGATTCCGCTGATCGGCATGCTCGCGATGATGGTGCTGCTGCCGTTCGCCGGCTGGCTGTCGGACCAGGTCGGCCGCAAGACGATGTGGTGGATCTCGCTGGTCGGCCTGTTCGTCGCGGCCGTGCCGATGTTCACGATGATGACGCACGGCGTGCTCGGCGCATTCATCGGCTTCGCGGTGCTCGGCATCCTCTACGTGCCGCAGCTCGCGACCATTTCCGCGATGTTCCCGGCGATGTTCCCGACCCACGTGCGCTATGCGGGGATGGCGATCGCGTACAACGTATCGACCTCGCTGTTCGGCGGCACCGCGCCGATCGTCAACGACTGGCTGATCGGCAAGACCGGCAACACGATGATCCCCGCGTACTACATGATGGCGGCCTGCGCGATCGGGCTGGTCGCACTGTCGGGCGTGATCGAGACGCGCGGGTGCTCGCTGCGCGGCGACAGCGTGCCGGGGAAGACGAGCTGA